DNA sequence from the Augochlora pura isolate Apur16 chromosome 11, APUR_v2.2.1, whole genome shotgun sequence genome:
AGGGCGCTAAATTTAATTCCTGATCATGATGAGTCTACCTCAGAACTTTTACAACAAGTGTGCAGCATCTTAGACGTAAATGCGTTCGAGCTGCGATCTCCGGGAGGAACGGATGGGTGTTTTGTACGAGGTTTATATATGGAAGCCTCCCTAATGGCCCACGACTGTAGAGGAAATACTTACCTCACTGTGAGCGATAATTTTCAGCTAACTGTGTTCGCCAGTTTACCAATACAGCAAGGCGCAACTATATTCTTCAATTATACATCGTGCCTTTTGGTTCGTTAAATGTCAactaatttttccatttcatcaatttcatataccatttattaattctataatttttaggGAACGGTAGATAGAAGAGAACATTTACGATTTGGGAAGTATTTCGAGTGCGAGTGCTCGTTGTGCAAAGATCCCTATGAAATGGGATCGTACATGAGCAGTATTTTGTGTCCACGGTGTAGACAAGGATATTTAGGAATCCAAAATCCGCTGACAATAAATccgtataaaaaaattatgagatGGCAATGCGACAGATGCAGAAGAAGCATTGGGGGACCTCTTGTCCGAGCTACACTAAACATTAGTAAAACGTTAATCGAAGATATACATGAAAGCGACATCAAAGTACGTCGGAAGCCTGTGAATGAGAAATGTATAGAGTTCCTTTTCTTGCCCTGGGAAcgcgaatataatattataatattgttttgaaGGGTATGGAGACGCTAGCGAGCAAACTGAAACGATCACTTCATCCGAATCATTTCTTAATGCTAGTCTTGAAGCAGAAATTAGTAGCAGCATACATGGCAGAAATGCCATCATTTCCGACCAAGAGAAATATGGAGAAACTATTGGATACGTGCAAAGAAATTTGTGAAGTGTTAGAGATTGTTGAACCGGGGATATCTCGGTTAAAAGGTAACTGTTCCATTTTCTGTAACGGCACACTCTATTCAgagatttttcaaacttttagCTATGATGTTGTACAATTTGCATTGGCCGTTGG
Encoded proteins:
- the LOC144477155 gene encoding SET domain-containing protein SmydA-8 isoform X2, with product MSSMALVERSKSSGTSIPSKYNVAHSEKLGRYLQSAKDLTASEVIIREKPIAVGPIISSKDYVCFGCLRFIPKTIKISQHVCSKCNVALLCGPNCKADPKYHTQDECEMFKNNKDLSLDNIEEIIGILLPLRVWLLKQREPTTWRQVECMEAHIDKRRNTSAWIEKETNVINVIRALNLIPDHDESTSELLQQVCSILDVNAFELRSPGGTDGCFVRGLYMEASLMAHDCRGNTYLTVSDNFQLTVFASLPIQQGATIFFNYTSCLLGTVDRREHLRFGKYFECECSLCKDPYEMGSYMSSILCPRCRQGYLGIQNPLTINPYKKIMRWQCDRCRRSIGGPLVRATLNISKTLIEDIHESDIKGMETLASKLKRSLHPNHFLMLVLKQKLVAAYMAEMPSFPTKRNMEKLLDTCKEICEVLEIVEPGISRLKAMMLYNLHWPLVMLPNLAYVAREISLAELSSRLEEAKSVLKRSLRMLLLEPAETPEGKLAKIAMQGLKVLNQNIGGVTTLISTIEEQGFPTIGKTTTADC
- the LOC144477155 gene encoding SET domain-containing protein SmydA-8 isoform X1, which translates into the protein MSSMALVERSKSSGTSIPSKYNVAHSEKLGRYLQSAKDLTASEVIIREKPIAVGPIISSKDYVCFGCLRFIPKTIKISQHVCSKCNVALLCGPNCKADPKYHTQDECEMFKNNKDLSLDNIEEIIGILLPLRVWLLKQREPTTWRQVECMEAHIDKRRNTSAWIEKETNVINVIRALNLIPDHDESTSELLQQVCSILDVNAFELRSPGGTDGCFVRGLYMEASLMAHDCRGNTYLTVSDNFQLTVFASLPIQQGATIFFNYTSCLLGTVDRREHLRFGKYFECECSLCKDPYEMGSYMSSILCPRCRQGYLGIQNPLTINPYKKIMRWQCDRCRRSIGGPLVRATLNISKTLIEDIHESDIKGMETLASKLKRSLHPNHFLMLVLKQKLVAAYMAEMPSFPTKRNMEKLLDTCKEICEVLEIVEPGISRLKAMMLYNLHWPLVMLPNLAYVAREISLAELSSRLEEAKSVLKRSLRMLLLEPAETPEGKLAKIAMQGLKVLNQNIGGVTTLISTIEEQGFPTIGKTSEYSIMKRLI
- the LOC144477155 gene encoding uncharacterized protein LOC144477155 isoform X3; the encoded protein is MFKNNKDLSLDNIEEIIGILLPLRVWLLKQREPTTWRQVECMEAHIDKRRNTSAWIEKETNVINVIRALNLIPDHDESTSELLQQVCSILDVNAFELRSPGGTDGCFVRGLYMEASLMAHDCRGNTYLTVSDNFQLTVFASLPIQQGATIFFNYTSCLLGTVDRREHLRFGKYFECECSLCKDPYEMGSYMSSILCPRCRQGYLGIQNPLTINPYKKIMRWQCDRCRRSIGGPLVRATLNISKTLIEDIHESDIKGMETLASKLKRSLHPNHFLMLVLKQKLVAAYMAEMPSFPTKRNMEKLLDTCKEICEVLEIVEPGISRLKAMMLYNLHWPLVMLPNLAYVAREISLAELSSRLEEAKSVLKRSLRMLLLEPAETPEGKLAKIAMQGLKVLNQNIGGVTTLISTIEEQGFPTIGKTSEYSIMKRLI